A part of Gossypium hirsutum isolate 1008001.06 chromosome A07, Gossypium_hirsutum_v2.1, whole genome shotgun sequence genomic DNA contains:
- the LOC107955831 gene encoding uncharacterized protein, with protein sequence MGNCLVVEEKVIRIMEPDGKILEYQAPVKVEQVLSNFSGHALSDSFSGFHHLQPDAKLILGQLYYLIPLPSPSKKGKKKKARFSNPEVNDDQVRSPNVVRIKLIISKQELQELLQNGGVSAQDIASHNIQSKQTTNGIITPDVDDDSCRGSKPVLQTIAEVN encoded by the coding sequence ATGGGGAATTGCTTAGTTGTTGAAGAGAAAGTTATAAGAATTATGGAGCCTGATGGCAAAATCCTTGAATATCAAGCCCCCGTCAAAGTTGAACAAGTGTTATCAAACTTCTCCGGTCATGCACTGTCGGATTCATTTTCAGGCTTCCACCATCTTCAACCTGATGCAAAGCTGATTTTAGGGCAGTTGTATTACCTTATACCTCTTCCATCACCATCCAAAAAGGGTAAGAAAAAGAAAGCGAGGTTTTCAAATCCAGAAGTGAATGATGACCAAGTAAGGAGTCCCAATGTTGTCAGAATTAAGCTGATAATTAGTAAGCAAGAACTGCAAGAGCTGCTTCAAAATGGAGGAGTTTCAGCTCAGGACATTGCATCTCACAACATACAAAGTAAACAAACCACAAATGGAATCATCACACCTGATGTTGATGATGATAGCTGTAGAGGGTCGAAGCCTGTATTACAAACCATAGCTGAAGTAAACTAG